The Engraulis encrasicolus isolate BLACKSEA-1 chromosome 4, IST_EnEncr_1.0, whole genome shotgun sequence genome includes a window with the following:
- the LOC134446649 gene encoding uncharacterized protein LOC134446649 isoform X4, with amino-acid sequence METECISYLLSNQAKEDSEDPHHGYVGPCPVRELRRLRRRVRRVLESWLQHYRAVTGICQPDIKRRLEPVCHHLSHIDSVPLPAVGISGQRQRDLAQCDSESGYEQTIRHSHATVRCLVPSSSKPQCLTALLKSPKEEAQHITDTGIIRVHSNIKLESILVPWLPATWHPSPLPRDPFGSTCPCPAALRAALRGDEGWQGRRCHCRRIPTLTDVEYDAFVAGQGARSEQVQVICITGLQREGLAASSRHEELLEQLYRRMNRRRSTPCSQCHTDSYRLLKYEVPSPEWRGIPQNTLLQRRHNVAPGMFLLYLRGRLLLASYIFTDDSSCSVSDIQKHVSQARRHYRLSQFLPPHFKISRGAGLCCSRCVCEPVLLSPLIPPSAQENTYGL; translated from the exons ATGGAAACGGAATGCATCTCTTATCTCCTTAGCAACCAGGCCAAGGAGGATTCCGAGGACCCCCACCACGGCTATGTGGGGCCCTGTCCAGTGAGGGAGttgaggaggctgaggaggagagtgagacgTGTGCTAGAGTCGTGGTTGCAGCATTACCGCGCAGTCACGG GTATTTGTCAGCCGGATATCAAGAGGAGATTGGAGCCAGTGTGTCACCATCTTAGCCATATTGATTCTGTGCCCCTTCCCGCCGTGGGAATTTCTGGACAGAGACAACGTGACTTGGCTCAGTGTGACAGTGAATCTGGGTACGAACAGACCATAAGACACAGCCATGCCACTGTGCGCTGCCTTGTGCCGTCTTCATCAAAACCGCAATG CCTCACGGCACTGCTGAAGTCCCCTAAGGAGGAGGCTCAGCACATCACAGACACCGGCATCATCAGGGTGCACAGCAACATCAAGCTgga GTCAATTTTAGTGCCGTGGCTTCCTGCAACCTGGCACCCGTCCCCCTTGCCCCGTGACCCTTTCGGGTCCACCTGCCCATGCCCTGCCGCCCTGCGCGCCGCCCTGAGAGGGGACGAGGGCTGGCAGGGCCGCCGCTGCCACTGCAGACGGATACCCACCCTGACAGATGTGGAATACGACGCCTTCGTAGCGGGGCAGGGGGCGCGCAGCGAGCAGGTCCAGGTCATCTGCATCACCGGTCTGCAGAGAGAGGGCTTGGCAGCCTCATCCAGACATGAGGAGCTGTTGGAACAGCTGTACAGGAGGAtgaacaggaggaggagtacGCCCTGCTCACAG TGTCACACCGATTCTTACAGACTCCTGAAGTATGAGGTTCCCAGCCCAGAGTGGAGGGGGATTCCCCAAAACACCTTACTGCAAAGGAGACATAATGTGGCACCAGGGATGTTCCTT cTGTACCTCAGGGGCAGGCTGCTGTTGGCCAGCTACATATTCACTGATGACAGCAGCTGTTCTGTCAGCGATATTCAAAAACACGTCTCCCAAGCCAGGAGACACTACCGGCTCAGCCAGTTCCTTCCTCCACACTTCAAAATCAG CAGGGGAGCAGGCCTGTgctgcagcaggtgtgtgtgtgaacccgtTCTCTTGAGCCCCCTCATCCCCCCAAGTGCCCAGGAAAATACTTACGGACTATGA
- the LOC134446649 gene encoding uncharacterized protein LOC134446649 isoform X1 — protein MGAGEPIIIEVTEGITVRLCSPTSAILMFRAKNETVQLSLCFLTDVVTLNSSPKHQTPSSPPSETSLPQVIQEADTHTEDEEDASQCHGNRMETECISYLLSNQAKEDSEDPHHGYVGPCPVRELRRLRRRVRRVLESWLQHYRAVTGICQPDIKRRLEPVCHHLSHIDSVPLPAVGISGQRQRDLAQCDSESGYEQTIRHSHATVRCLVPSSSKPQCLTALLKSPKEEAQHITDTGIIRVHSNIKLESILVPWLPATWHPSPLPRDPFGSTCPCPAALRAALRGDEGWQGRRCHCRRIPTLTDVEYDAFVAGQGARSEQVQVICITGLQREGLAASSRHEELLEQLYRRMNRRRSTPCSQCHTDSYRLLKYEVPSPEWRGIPQNTLLQRRHNVAPGMFLLYLRGRLLLASYIFTDDSSCSVSDIQKHVSQARRHYRLSQFLPPHFKISRGAGLCCSRCVCEPVLLSPLIPPSAQENTYGL, from the exons ATGGGAGCTGGGGAGCCCATCATTATTGAG GTGACAGAGGGGATTACTGTGCGACTATGCAGCCCTACCAGCGCTATCCTGATGTTCAGAGCAAAAAATGAGACCGTTCAGCTCTCACTGTGTTTTCTGACTGACGTTGTCACCCTCAACAGCTCTCCTAAACACCAG ACACCGTCATCACCCCCCAGTGAGACCTCTCTGCCTCAGGTCATCcaggaggcagacacacacacagaggacgaggaggatgcATCACAGTGCCATGGCAACCGCATGGAAACGGAATGCATCTCTTATCTCCTTAGCAACCAGGCCAAGGAGGATTCCGAGGACCCCCACCACGGCTATGTGGGGCCCTGTCCAGTGAGGGAGttgaggaggctgaggaggagagtgagacgTGTGCTAGAGTCGTGGTTGCAGCATTACCGCGCAGTCACGG GTATTTGTCAGCCGGATATCAAGAGGAGATTGGAGCCAGTGTGTCACCATCTTAGCCATATTGATTCTGTGCCCCTTCCCGCCGTGGGAATTTCTGGACAGAGACAACGTGACTTGGCTCAGTGTGACAGTGAATCTGGGTACGAACAGACCATAAGACACAGCCATGCCACTGTGCGCTGCCTTGTGCCGTCTTCATCAAAACCGCAATG CCTCACGGCACTGCTGAAGTCCCCTAAGGAGGAGGCTCAGCACATCACAGACACCGGCATCATCAGGGTGCACAGCAACATCAAGCTgga GTCAATTTTAGTGCCGTGGCTTCCTGCAACCTGGCACCCGTCCCCCTTGCCCCGTGACCCTTTCGGGTCCACCTGCCCATGCCCTGCCGCCCTGCGCGCCGCCCTGAGAGGGGACGAGGGCTGGCAGGGCCGCCGCTGCCACTGCAGACGGATACCCACCCTGACAGATGTGGAATACGACGCCTTCGTAGCGGGGCAGGGGGCGCGCAGCGAGCAGGTCCAGGTCATCTGCATCACCGGTCTGCAGAGAGAGGGCTTGGCAGCCTCATCCAGACATGAGGAGCTGTTGGAACAGCTGTACAGGAGGAtgaacaggaggaggagtacGCCCTGCTCACAG TGTCACACCGATTCTTACAGACTCCTGAAGTATGAGGTTCCCAGCCCAGAGTGGAGGGGGATTCCCCAAAACACCTTACTGCAAAGGAGACATAATGTGGCACCAGGGATGTTCCTT cTGTACCTCAGGGGCAGGCTGCTGTTGGCCAGCTACATATTCACTGATGACAGCAGCTGTTCTGTCAGCGATATTCAAAAACACGTCTCCCAAGCCAGGAGACACTACCGGCTCAGCCAGTTCCTTCCTCCACACTTCAAAATCAG CAGGGGAGCAGGCCTGTgctgcagcaggtgtgtgtgtgaacccgtTCTCTTGAGCCCCCTCATCCCCCCAAGTGCCCAGGAAAATACTTACGGACTATGA
- the LOC134446649 gene encoding uncharacterized protein LOC134446649 isoform X2 yields MGAGEPIIIEVTEGITVRLCSPTSAILMFRAKNETVQLSLCFLTDVVTLNSSPKHQTPSSPPSETSLPQVIQEADTHTEDEEDASQCHGNRMETECISYLLSNQAKEDSEDPHHGYVGPCPVRELRRLRRRVRRVLESWLQHYRAVTGICQPDIKRRLEPVCHHLSHIDSVPLPAVGISGQRQRDLAQCDSESGYEQTIRHSHATVRCLVPSSSKPQCLTALLKSPKEEAQHITDTGIIRVHSNIKLESILVPWLPATWHPSPLPRDPFGSTCPCPAALRAALRGDEGWQGRRCHCRRIPTLTDVEYDAFVAGQGARSEQVQVICITGLQREGLAASSRHEELLEQLYRRMNRRRSTPCSQCHTDSYRLLKYEVPSPEWRGIPQNTLLQRRHNVAPGMFLLYLRGRLLLASYIFTDDSSCSVSDIQKHVSQARRHYRLSQFLPPHFKIRGAGLCCSRCVCEPVLLSPLIPPSAQENTYGL; encoded by the exons ATGGGAGCTGGGGAGCCCATCATTATTGAG GTGACAGAGGGGATTACTGTGCGACTATGCAGCCCTACCAGCGCTATCCTGATGTTCAGAGCAAAAAATGAGACCGTTCAGCTCTCACTGTGTTTTCTGACTGACGTTGTCACCCTCAACAGCTCTCCTAAACACCAG ACACCGTCATCACCCCCCAGTGAGACCTCTCTGCCTCAGGTCATCcaggaggcagacacacacacagaggacgaggaggatgcATCACAGTGCCATGGCAACCGCATGGAAACGGAATGCATCTCTTATCTCCTTAGCAACCAGGCCAAGGAGGATTCCGAGGACCCCCACCACGGCTATGTGGGGCCCTGTCCAGTGAGGGAGttgaggaggctgaggaggagagtgagacgTGTGCTAGAGTCGTGGTTGCAGCATTACCGCGCAGTCACGG GTATTTGTCAGCCGGATATCAAGAGGAGATTGGAGCCAGTGTGTCACCATCTTAGCCATATTGATTCTGTGCCCCTTCCCGCCGTGGGAATTTCTGGACAGAGACAACGTGACTTGGCTCAGTGTGACAGTGAATCTGGGTACGAACAGACCATAAGACACAGCCATGCCACTGTGCGCTGCCTTGTGCCGTCTTCATCAAAACCGCAATG CCTCACGGCACTGCTGAAGTCCCCTAAGGAGGAGGCTCAGCACATCACAGACACCGGCATCATCAGGGTGCACAGCAACATCAAGCTgga GTCAATTTTAGTGCCGTGGCTTCCTGCAACCTGGCACCCGTCCCCCTTGCCCCGTGACCCTTTCGGGTCCACCTGCCCATGCCCTGCCGCCCTGCGCGCCGCCCTGAGAGGGGACGAGGGCTGGCAGGGCCGCCGCTGCCACTGCAGACGGATACCCACCCTGACAGATGTGGAATACGACGCCTTCGTAGCGGGGCAGGGGGCGCGCAGCGAGCAGGTCCAGGTCATCTGCATCACCGGTCTGCAGAGAGAGGGCTTGGCAGCCTCATCCAGACATGAGGAGCTGTTGGAACAGCTGTACAGGAGGAtgaacaggaggaggagtacGCCCTGCTCACAG TGTCACACCGATTCTTACAGACTCCTGAAGTATGAGGTTCCCAGCCCAGAGTGGAGGGGGATTCCCCAAAACACCTTACTGCAAAGGAGACATAATGTGGCACCAGGGATGTTCCTT cTGTACCTCAGGGGCAGGCTGCTGTTGGCCAGCTACATATTCACTGATGACAGCAGCTGTTCTGTCAGCGATATTCAAAAACACGTCTCCCAAGCCAGGAGACACTACCGGCTCAGCCAGTTCCTTCCTCCACACTTCAAAATCAG GGGAGCAGGCCTGTgctgcagcaggtgtgtgtgtgaacccgtTCTCTTGAGCCCCCTCATCCCCCCAAGTGCCCAGGAAAATACTTACGGACTATGA
- the LOC134446649 gene encoding uncharacterized protein LOC134446649 isoform X3 — translation MGAGEPIIIEVTEGITVRLCSPTSAILMFRAKNETVQLSLCFLTDVVTLNSSPKHQTPSSPPSETSLPQVIQEADTHTEDEEDASQCHGNRMETECISYLLSNQAKEDSEDPHHGYVGPCPVRELRRLRRRVRRVLESWLQHYRAVTGICQPDIKRRLEPVCHHLSHIDSVPLPAVGISGQRQRDLAQCDSESGYEQTIRHSHATVRCLVPSSSKPQCLTALLKSPKEEAQHITDTGIIRVHSNIKLESILVPWLPATWHPSPLPRDPFGSTCPCPAALRAALRGDEGWQGRRCHCRRIPTLTDVEYDAFVAGQGARSEQVQVICITGLQREGLAASSRHEELLEQLYRRMNRRRSTPCSQCHTDSYRLLKYEVPSPEWRGIPQNTLLQRRHNVAPGMFLLYLRGRLLLASYIFTDDSSCSVSDIQKHVSQARRHYRLSQFLPPHFKISTAGEQACAAAGVCVNPFS, via the exons ATGGGAGCTGGGGAGCCCATCATTATTGAG GTGACAGAGGGGATTACTGTGCGACTATGCAGCCCTACCAGCGCTATCCTGATGTTCAGAGCAAAAAATGAGACCGTTCAGCTCTCACTGTGTTTTCTGACTGACGTTGTCACCCTCAACAGCTCTCCTAAACACCAG ACACCGTCATCACCCCCCAGTGAGACCTCTCTGCCTCAGGTCATCcaggaggcagacacacacacagaggacgaggaggatgcATCACAGTGCCATGGCAACCGCATGGAAACGGAATGCATCTCTTATCTCCTTAGCAACCAGGCCAAGGAGGATTCCGAGGACCCCCACCACGGCTATGTGGGGCCCTGTCCAGTGAGGGAGttgaggaggctgaggaggagagtgagacgTGTGCTAGAGTCGTGGTTGCAGCATTACCGCGCAGTCACGG GTATTTGTCAGCCGGATATCAAGAGGAGATTGGAGCCAGTGTGTCACCATCTTAGCCATATTGATTCTGTGCCCCTTCCCGCCGTGGGAATTTCTGGACAGAGACAACGTGACTTGGCTCAGTGTGACAGTGAATCTGGGTACGAACAGACCATAAGACACAGCCATGCCACTGTGCGCTGCCTTGTGCCGTCTTCATCAAAACCGCAATG CCTCACGGCACTGCTGAAGTCCCCTAAGGAGGAGGCTCAGCACATCACAGACACCGGCATCATCAGGGTGCACAGCAACATCAAGCTgga GTCAATTTTAGTGCCGTGGCTTCCTGCAACCTGGCACCCGTCCCCCTTGCCCCGTGACCCTTTCGGGTCCACCTGCCCATGCCCTGCCGCCCTGCGCGCCGCCCTGAGAGGGGACGAGGGCTGGCAGGGCCGCCGCTGCCACTGCAGACGGATACCCACCCTGACAGATGTGGAATACGACGCCTTCGTAGCGGGGCAGGGGGCGCGCAGCGAGCAGGTCCAGGTCATCTGCATCACCGGTCTGCAGAGAGAGGGCTTGGCAGCCTCATCCAGACATGAGGAGCTGTTGGAACAGCTGTACAGGAGGAtgaacaggaggaggagtacGCCCTGCTCACAG TGTCACACCGATTCTTACAGACTCCTGAAGTATGAGGTTCCCAGCCCAGAGTGGAGGGGGATTCCCCAAAACACCTTACTGCAAAGGAGACATAATGTGGCACCAGGGATGTTCCTT cTGTACCTCAGGGGCAGGCTGCTGTTGGCCAGCTACATATTCACTGATGACAGCAGCTGTTCTGTCAGCGATATTCAAAAACACGTCTCCCAAGCCAGGAGACACTACCGGCTCAGCCAGTTCCTTCCTCCACACTTCAAAATCAG TACAGCAGGGGAGCAGGCCTGTgctgcagcaggtgtgtgtgtgaacccgtTCTCTTGA